One Streptomyces fagopyri DNA window includes the following coding sequences:
- a CDS encoding serine/threonine protein kinase produces the protein MLGPVASQVGDRINDRYRVLALLGVGANGEVYRVSDDHLGTEVALKLLKPQQNQAATWDEAQTLKHLSSEFLLSVLNADIVVGSDIRYITTPIMDGGDLENHAESFGVEAKAAVRWGQQLGYGLDRMHKAGLLHRDVKPGNAYLDGAGAVLLGDMGMAVAIDSNGRAPANGTLATVAPEVLSMAPDACSISSDVYSLAATVFYLLSGQYPTGPKGVSLLERRNLIIGRRFLDIREIAPQVPLSLARVVEKGLSGSPEERQSTARDFANELACCASHRRSWRRILPHENHQACFSADATATAQPLNLCVIPLSSTHASIEVKLLTGRRVKKYERHRISVSKLPSVLRNIIKEI, from the coding sequence ATGCTGGGACCTGTCGCTAGTCAAGTTGGTGATCGCATCAATGATCGATACCGAGTTCTCGCACTGTTGGGGGTGGGTGCCAACGGCGAGGTCTACCGTGTCAGTGATGATCATCTGGGTACCGAGGTGGCTTTGAAGTTGCTTAAACCCCAGCAGAATCAAGCAGCCACTTGGGATGAAGCGCAGACCCTTAAGCATTTGAGCAGCGAGTTCCTGCTATCTGTGCTGAATGCAGACATTGTGGTTGGTTCTGATATTCGCTACATCACGACGCCGATTATGGATGGAGGTGACCTTGAGAATCACGCAGAATCATTTGGAGTTGAAGCAAAGGCGGCGGTCCGTTGGGGGCAGCAACTGGGTTATGGACTCGACCGGATGCATAAAGCAGGATTGTTGCATCGGGACGTGAAGCCAGGGAACGCATACCTAGATGGCGCGGGTGCCGTACTCCTTGGCGACATGGGGATGGCGGTGGCGATTGATTCTAACGGTCGTGCACCAGCCAATGGGACCCTGGCCACAGTTGCACCTGAAGTACTATCTATGGCTCCAGATGCGTGCTCGATTTCATCCGACGTCTATTCGCTTGCGGCCACAGTTTTCTACCTCTTGTCGGGGCAGTACCCCACCGGTCCAAAAGGGGTAAGTTTGCTAGAGCGTAGGAATTTGATTATCGGCAGAAGGTTTCTTGATATCCGCGAAATCGCACCGCAGGTACCATTGAGTCTGGCTCGAGTCGTCGAGAAGGGTCTATCCGGATCCCCGGAGGAGCGTCAAAGTACCGCTCGTGACTTTGCCAATGAATTGGCGTGCTGTGCGAGTCACCGACGCTCTTGGAGGAGAATTCTCCCACATGAGAATCATCAGGCGTGTTTTTCGGCAGACGCGACCGCTACGGCCCAGCCGCTGAATCTGTGTGTAATTCCACTAAGTTCGACTCACGCCTCAATTGAAGTTAAGCTACTGACGGGGAGGAGGGTGAAGAAATATGAGCGTCACAGAATCTCTGTGAGTAAGCTCCCTTCCGTCTTGCGTAATATAATCAAAGAAATTTGA